Proteins found in one Candidatus Nitrospira nitrificans genomic segment:
- a CDS encoding coiled-coil domain-containing protein, with protein MSIRMVATPLFGVGILALILIVHVGVADAQVKCWAPRQNEGPVTDKRWSRHLKAMSAAETILKQSQEFLNSPVPVRLRATMAANRYEPKDSRLVVQAYPEQTSLGIGIWQGECGISPDADRMAGSIGRISIYFNHLSKDLFMGQDEVPKLTGSRGGYPEYNGWVVISKNGRLPWIPQTLGDRLDRVGAARERALADWRSARALRTAPDQTMIDRTAALRRKTDPAGADQYVENMRRLTADIQAGQAKDAAREALLTKLLNDYHAYRASFTAQQLAMSAVWADTDGSVRKTMEAQIDELQAFSVDEQERVGDIREHSRSLEREAMASDNEAAARRLRTQARDLLQDADQVGKDHRERAALEEEALRGAYELTNLKPGPAEQVLAYKMDPTFPSRSQPGKIQVIVLSTGTLAEEDILQRPEQAARRTWLDRVKASIDYAALAALLD; from the coding sequence ATGTCGATTCGGATGGTTGCCACGCCTCTGTTCGGCGTCGGCATTCTCGCCTTGATTCTGATCGTTCACGTGGGTGTGGCCGATGCGCAGGTCAAGTGCTGGGCGCCTCGTCAGAACGAGGGGCCTGTCACCGATAAACGCTGGTCCCGCCATCTCAAGGCGATGAGCGCCGCAGAAACCATTCTCAAGCAGTCACAGGAGTTTCTGAATTCGCCGGTTCCCGTCCGTCTGCGGGCCACGATGGCGGCCAATCGGTATGAACCGAAAGACTCGCGGTTGGTCGTGCAGGCCTATCCGGAGCAGACGTCGCTCGGTATCGGGATCTGGCAAGGAGAATGCGGGATTAGTCCCGATGCAGACCGCATGGCCGGATCGATCGGAAGGATCAGCATCTATTTCAACCACCTCTCGAAGGACCTGTTCATGGGCCAGGACGAGGTTCCGAAGTTGACCGGTTCGAGGGGCGGGTATCCCGAGTACAACGGGTGGGTGGTGATCTCGAAGAACGGGCGGCTGCCATGGATTCCTCAAACTCTCGGCGATCGACTCGATCGCGTAGGGGCTGCCCGTGAGCGGGCCTTGGCCGATTGGCGCAGCGCCAGGGCTTTACGCACAGCTCCCGATCAGACCATGATCGATCGGACTGCGGCCTTGCGGAGAAAGACCGATCCAGCCGGCGCCGACCAGTATGTGGAGAATATGAGGCGGCTGACGGCGGACATTCAAGCGGGGCAGGCCAAAGATGCGGCACGAGAAGCGCTGCTCACGAAACTCCTCAACGACTACCATGCCTATCGAGCATCGTTTACGGCTCAGCAACTCGCTATGTCGGCGGTCTGGGCGGATACGGACGGCTCCGTCCGCAAGACGATGGAGGCTCAGATCGATGAGCTGCAAGCGTTCAGCGTGGATGAGCAGGAAAGAGTGGGTGACATACGGGAGCACAGTCGAAGCCTGGAGAGGGAGGCGATGGCGAGCGACAATGAAGCGGCGGCGCGTCGGTTGCGCACCCAAGCCAGGGACTTGTTGCAGGATGCCGACCAAGTCGGCAAGGACCATAGGGAACGTGCTGCACTGGAGGAAGAAGCCTTGCGAGGCGCCTATGAATTGACCAACCTGAAACCAGGCCCGGCGGAACAAGTACTTGCCTATAAGATGGATCCGACCTTTCCGAGCCGGAGTCAGCCGGGAAAGATCCAGGTTATCGTCCTGTCGACGGGGACCTTGGCCGAAGAGGATATTCTGCAGCGTCCTGAACAGGCTGCGCGCAGGACCTGGCTCGACCGAGTCAAAGCGTCGATTGATTACGCTGCCTTGGCGGCATTACTGGACTGA